In Eschrichtius robustus isolate mEscRob2 chromosome 11, mEscRob2.pri, whole genome shotgun sequence, the following proteins share a genomic window:
- the PPP1R14B gene encoding LOW QUALITY PROTEIN: protein phosphatase 1 regulatory subunit 14B (The sequence of the model RefSeq protein was modified relative to this genomic sequence to represent the inferred CDS: inserted 1 base in 1 codon; deleted 1 base in 1 codon) yields MLQLPPGAPAAAXRRGAVRSRAHELTRASGPEPAGGRPGGGGAGRGPTAHVAPAAAMADSGPAGGAALAAPAPGPGSGGPGPRVYFQSPPGAAGEGPGGADDGGPVRRQGKVTVKYDRKELRKRLNLEEWILEQLTRLYDCQEEEIPELEIDVDELLDMESDDTRAARVKELLVDCYKPTEAFISGLLDKIRGMQKLSTPQKK; encoded by the exons ATGCTGCAGCTGCCCCCgggcgcccccgccgccg ctcGCCGCGGAGCCGTGCGGAGCCGAGCTCACGAGCTAACCCGAGCCAGCGGCCCGGAGCCAGCCGGCGGGCGTCCCGGAGGCGGCGGCGCAGGGAGGGGCCCGACG GCGCACGTGGCCCCGGCGGCCGCCATGGCGGACAGCGGCCCCGCAGGGGGCGCGGCGTTGGCGGCTCCGGCCCCTGGACCCGGGAGTGGCGGCCCAGGGCCCCGCGTCTACTTTCAGAGCCCCCCTGGGGCTGCAGGCGAGGGCCCTGGCGGCGCGGACGACGGGGGCCCAGTGAGGCGCCAAGGGAAGGTCACGGTCAAGTACGACCGCAAGGAGCTACGGAAGCGCCTCAACCTGGAGGAGTGGATCCTGGAGCAGCTCACTCGCCTCTACGACTGCCAG gaAGAGGAGATCCCGGAGCTGGAGATTGACGTGGATGAACTCCTGGACATGGAGAGCGATGATACCCGAGCTGCCAGGGTCAAG GAGCTGCTGGTTGACTGTTACAAACCCACTGAG gcctTCATCTCTGGCCTGCTGGACAAGATCCGGGGCATGCAGAAGCTGAGCACACCCCAGAAGAAGTAA
- the FKBP2 gene encoding peptidyl-prolyl cis-trans isomerase FKBP2 isoform X2, with protein MRLSWVLTVSSICLSALVTAAGAEGKRKLQIGVKKRVDHCPIKSRKGDVLHMHYTGKLEDGTEFDSSLPQNQPFVFSLGTGQVIKGWDQGLLGMCEGEKRKLVIPSELGYGERGAPPKIPGGATLVFEVELLKIERRSEL; from the exons TGCCTGAGTGCCCTGGTCACGGCCGCCGGGGCCGAGGGCAAACGGAAGCTGCAGATCGGAGTCAAGAAACGGGTAGACCACTGTCCCATCAAATCACGCAAAGGGGACGTCCTGCACATGCACTACACG GGTAAGCTGGAAGATGGAACAGAGTTTGACAGCAGCCTGCCCCAGAACCAGCCCTTTGTCTTCTCCCTGGGCACGGGCCAGGTCATCAAGGGCTGGGACCAGGGGCTCCTAGG GATGTGTGAGGGGGAAAAGCGGAAGCTGGTGATCCCATCAGAGCTAG GGTACGGAGAGCGGGGAGCTCCCCCAAAGATTCCAG GCGGTGCAACCTTGGTGTTCGAGGTGGAGCTGCTCAAAATCGAGCGACGTTCAGAACTGTAG